A stretch of the Ornithodoros turicata isolate Travis chromosome 4, ASM3712646v1, whole genome shotgun sequence genome encodes the following:
- the LOC135392026 gene encoding uncharacterized protein LOC135392026, whose product MDIILVALTIISLRCVAVPAASSSKDFQKTVLQEVNTVIGDSVPHECDTRRDLRKPTCSCDPSCNLYGDCCIDVAKEVPRERYMCTQLERDGPYVWVKASCTGRRTTPMMKFKCEGQFTSNVRGLTYIIDVPAFHKPTKTLYRNLYCVLCKAGLTDIYRWHSRLEWIGQVPRNMSKGTLLTQLSYDVERRIYWVRHQGTTYNTTFRAAEFRWENFTRAFNTAPCSPALDTCPKGSHPALVRQCELYAAYYTPNDTVDVTYKNYHCALCNGVPRTAIENDYKRVTYLQSSITTSLRKVGSEISVPYVGGGSSFQFLFDPSIADSRCGKHEISAPYMNSCLPASCPENTRFERSTGVCIGRNGSRSCPWVVFEEAWVTVLPNRSLYLNFSNEIVGPDEYKTGGWAGHVLVCVSHPVTVVLDPTQEIIAEVCLALSTVCLLLLIVVYIALPQLRARASGRAILCLAMSLALAQVLFLVSNDLPPYTTSCHLVAIVLHYCYLASFFWMNTLAIDVCRSLATHVFDSGSEHLFLWYSGYAWLCPMVLVGVAVLLDVFLPEAVLSPHYGGHLCWICHRGSLMAFFLAPVAILLLVNAVLFILTARSLRSARRSTAKNRRDDPGIPFLLYVKLVLAFGLTWAFGFAAALTASRWLWYPFIVLSGLQGAFLFAAFACKKSVFSDLRQRFLPKKKKSEQETSGPTASTSVQPLRERRSLERTCKKAEYSKETHC is encoded by the coding sequence ATGGATATCATTCTCGTAGCGTTAACCATTATCAGCCTTCGCTGTGTCGCCGTTCCAGCAGCTTCGTCTTCCAAAGACTTCCAGAAGACAGTTCTACAAGAAGTCAATACCGTGATCGGGGACAGTGTCCCTCACGAGTGCGACACCCGTCGCGACCTTCGAAAGCCGACGTGTTCCTGCGACCCGTCTTGCAATCTTTACGGCGACTGTTGCATCGACGTGGCTAAAGAAGTTCCACGTGAACGATACATGTGTACTCAGTTGGAACGTGATGGACCTTACGTTTGGGTGAAAGCGTCGTGTACGGGACGGAGAACCACACCGATGATGAAGTTCAAGTGTGAGGGACAATTCACGAGCAACGTCCGGGGGTTGACATACATCATCGATGTTCCCGCCTTCCACAAGCCGACGAAAACGTTGTATCGAAACCTTTACTGCGTGCTGTGTAAGGCAGGTCTGACGGATATTTACCGCTGGCACAGCCGACTGGAATGGATTGGACAGGTGCCCAGGAACATGAGCAAGGGCACGTTGTTAACGCAGCTTAGTTACGACGTTGAACGACGAATTTACTGGGTACGGCACCAGGGTACGACGTACAACACCACGTTCCGAGCTGCCGAGTTCAGGTGGGAGAACTTCACGCGAGCGTTCAACACAGCGCCGTGCTCTCCTGCTCTGGACACGTGCCCCAAAGGAAGTCATCCTGCGCTTGTTCGCCAATGTGAGTTGTACGCTGCTTATTATACGCCGAACGATACGGTAGATGTGACTTACAAGAATTATCACTGCGCACTCTGCAACGGAGTGCCCCGCACGGCAATTGAGAACGACTACAAGCGCGTGACTTATCTCCAGTCATCGATTACGACTTCGCTCAGAAAAGTCGGGTCCGAGATATCCGTACCGTATGTCGGAGGTGGCTCCAGTTTCCAGTTCCTGTTCGACCCGTCGATAGCTGACAGTCGCTGCGGAAAACACGAAATCAGCGCCCCGTATATGAACTCCTGCCTTCCGGCCAGCTGTCCGGAGAATACTCGATTTGAACGAAGTACCGGCGTTTGTATTGGACGGAACGGGTCTCGCAGCTGTCCCTGGGTTGTCTTCGAGGAAGCGTGGGTCACAGTCCTTCCGAACCGCTCGTTGTACCTCAACTTCAGCAACGAAATTGTAGGTCCCGACGAATACAAGACGGGTGGTTGGGCAGGGCACGTTCTCGTGTGCGTGTCCCACCCGGTAACGGTCGTGCTCGACCCGACGCAAGAGATCATAGCCGAAGTCTGCTTAGCTCTGAGCACCGTATGTCTTCTTCTGCTCATCGTAGTGTACATCGCCCTTCCGCAACTCCGAGCTCGTGCATCTGGGCGTGCGATTCTATGCCTCGCGATGTCTCTAGCCTTGGCACAAGTACTGTTCCTTGTCAGCAACGATCTGCCGCCGTACACGACTTCCTGCCACCTGGTGGCCATCGTCTTGCACTACTGCTACCTCGCTTCTTTTTTCTGGATGAACACGCTAGCGATTGATGTGTGTCGATCACTCGCAACTCACGTGTTTGATTCTGGTAGCGAGCACCTGTTCCTGTGGTACAGCGGGTACGCGTGGCTCTGCCCTATGGTCCTCGTTGGAGTGGCAGTCCTGTTAGATGTGTTTTTACCGGAGGCGGTGCTCAGTCCTCACTACGGTGGCCACCTGTGCTGGATCTGTCATCGGGGAAGCCTAATGGCCTTCTTTCTGGCACCCGTAGCAATTTTACTACTGGTCAACGCGGTGCTTTTTATCCTCACGGCGCGGTCGTTAAGATCTGCACGCCGGAGTACCGCTAAAAACCGCCGGGATGACCCGGGTATCCCGTTCCTTCTTTACGTGAAATTAGTCCTAGCGTTTGGCCTGACCTGGGCGTTCGGGTTCGCGGCGGCGCTGACAGCCTCGCGGTGGCTCTGGTACCCGTTCATCGTCTTATCCGGGTTACAAGGCGCCTTCTTATTCGCCGCCTTCGCGTGCAAGAAATCAGTGTTTTCTGACCTTCGGCAGCGGTTCCTTCCGAAAAAGAAGAAATCGGAGCAGGAGACGTCTGGTCCGACGGCTTCGACGTCAGTACAGCCACTGAGAGAACGGCGTTCTCTCGAGAGGACGTGCAAGAAAGCTGAATACTCGAAGGAAACCCACTGCTAA
- the LOC135392031 gene encoding uncharacterized protein LOC135392031: MHINRLVIASYAILMMCVAVLSASDLQVAVLQEVSHVLGESSFYTCKQRQGTLAKSICSCDPSCNRYGDCCIDIAEDVPRERYMCTQLASHGPYVWVKASCGGRPVPSWMKVKCEGQFTGNFPFSSFQFLSDKLSFHKPSGILYRNIYCVVCNGGHQNETYDWGSKIEWVGESPGKLSAPSQLQKMQYDAKRGVYWMMHAGIMYIATVQSPAFEWKNFTRAFNTTECSPTVDECPKGSDPVLAQKCALYAAYYTPSDAAQVTYKNYHCALCNGVSLATVEEDGERAKFIQSLIIPSLDKPASDISSSQLDQRTHHNECDEGQIRLPGLNSCRVFGCRGGTVKGIGGCQRSDGTHSCAWILLEEHQVPILPNRTLHVNFSDETVSLGDYEIDSWTGHSLVCVPYNVTVVPDSTQTSIQLAIIVPVAVFGFLFLILVPLAVYHRWRFCFRTYIVSRWGRQTEMKNNMNGAEATEMRKYEF; this comes from the coding sequence ATGCATATCAACCGACTCGTCATAGCATCTTACGCCATCCTTATGATGTGTGTTGCTGTCCTATCCGCCAGCGATCTTCAAGTAGCGGTGCTGCAAGAAGTCTCCCATGTGCTCGGCGAGTCTTCCTTCTACACTTGCAAGCAACGTCAAGGTACTCTTGCTAAATCGATTTGTTCTTGTGACCCATCTTGCAATCGCTACGGGGACTGTTGCATCGACATTGCTGAGGACGTACCACGTGAACGTTACATGTGTACACAGCTAGCAAGTCATGGACCTTACGTTTGGGTAAAAGCGTCATGTGGAGGAAGACCTGTTCCATCGTGGATGAAAGTGAAATGCGAAGGACAATTTACGGGCAATTTTCCTTTTTCGTCATTCCAGTTCCTCAGCGACAAGCTTTCCTTCCACAAGCCGTCAGGAATCTTGTATCGGAATATCTACTGTGTAGTCTGCAACGGAGGACATCAAAACGAGACGTACGACTGGGGCAGTAAGATTGAATGGGTCGGAGAGTCGCCAGGGAAACTGAGTGCACCTAGCCAACTGCAGAAGATGCAGTATGACGCCAAACGAGGCGTTTATTGGATGATGCACGCGGGTATTATGTACATTGCTACGGTTCAAAGTCCTGCGTTTGAGTGGAAGAATTTTACGCGTGCGTTCAACACGACGGAGTGCTCTCCCACTGTGGATGAATGTCCTAAAGGAAGTGACCCTGTGCTCGCCCAGAAGTGTGCACTGTACGCTGCCTATTATACCCCGAGCGATGCGGCACAAGTGACTTACAAGAACTACCATTGCGCCCTCTGTAATGGAGTATCCCTCGCAACGGTTGAGGAAGACGGCGAGCGAGCAAAATTTATTCAATCATTGATTATTCCTTCGCTTGACAAACCTGCTTCAGATATCTCCTCGTCCCAGCTCGACCAGCGAACACATCACAATGAATGTGATGAAGGTCAAATAAGGCTGCCAGGACTGAACTCTTGTCGAGTTTTCGGCTGCAGAGGGGGCACAGTGAAAGGCATCGGCGGTTGTCAACGAAGTGACGGTACCCACAGCTGCGCCTGGATCTTGCTTGAAGAACATCAGGTCCCCATCCTCCCGAACCGCACGCTGCATGTAAACTTCAGCGACGAAACCGTGAGTCTCGGTGACTACGAAATAGACAGCTGGACTGGGCATAGTCTCGTGTGTGTCCCATATAATGTAACGGTCGTGCCTGATTCAACACAAACGAGCATTCAGTTAGCCATTATAGTTCCCGTGGCTGTCTTCGGTTTTCTATTTCTGATTCTGGTTCCGCTCGCTGTCTACCACCGTTGGCGCTTTTGTTTCCGTACATACATTGTTAGTCGATGGGGAAGGCAAactgaaatgaaaaataataTGAACGGTGCCGAGGCTACGGAAATGAGAAAGTACGAATTTTAG
- the LOC135392027 gene encoding uncharacterized protein LOC135392027: MSSSLLHLLLLLLLEDKTEGRRLLVFYAEKDLDAFANTEYILGDGNFKYNPSEFHSPGQLYTIHAIVKGEAHPIVYALMQATDVRAYQAVFHTLKESMVRRFGHVGSLSTTATWLFDYESAAIRAALNVFQTATGEPNVRGCAFHYAKAINKKRDELGLKVLCRENAEVNRWFVRVRHLPFVPDDFRLAFADDILSVKPDLPPLHAARLALFDRYYRAYWLTNSLLKDRWGQFGNRGPRTTNHVEGWHNGLHSRFTCRHPNLAEFLRVSQHAVQNRVQALLLDPLAVPTPTSAAVRERNASLLQEMDSFSWYLSTSPVSFMDLTTYLDRIALVGVLPSES, translated from the exons atgtcatcatcacttcttcatttattgttgttgttgttgttggaagaCAAGACTGAAGGGAGGAGACTGCTCGTATTTTACGCCGAGAAGGACCTGGACGCCTTCGCAAACACGGAGTACATCCTGGGGGATGGCAACTTCAAGTATAATCCATCCGAATTTCACAGCCCTGGACAGCTGTACACAATACATGCAATTGTCAAAGGCGAAGCGCACCCCATAGTGTACGCATTGATGCAGGCAACAGATGTGAGAGCGTACCAAGCGGTGTTCCACACCTTGAAGGAGTCCATGGTGCGACGATTTGGTCACGTCGGGAGCCTATCCACTACGGCGACCTGGCTATTTGACTATGAGTCTGCAGCAATACGGGCAGCACTCAATGTGTTCCAGACAGCGACGGGTGAACCCAAC GTGCGAGGCTGCGCCTTTCACTATGCCAAGGCCATCAACAAGAAGCGAGACGAGCTCGGTCTGAAGGTGTTGTGCAGAGAGAACGCCGAAGTCAACCGATGGTTTGTTCGAGTGAGGCATCTGCCGTTCGTTCCTGACGACTTCCGCCTGGCCTTCGCCGACGACATCCTTTCTGTGAAGCCGGACCTGCCTCCACTACATGCGGCGCGTCTGGCGCTGTTTGACCGGTACTACCGAGCGTACTGGCTCACGAACAGCCTGCTGAAGGACCGCTGGGGACAATTTGGGAACCGAGGACCGAGGACCACAAACCACGTAGAAGGCTGGCACAATGGCCTGCACAGTCGGTTCACGTGTCGTCACCCAAACCTGGCCGAGTTCCTGCGAGTCAGTCAGCACGCCGTGCAAAACAGAGTCCAGGCCCTTCTGTTGGACCCGTTGGCAGTGCCAACCCCGACGTCAGCTGCAGTACGGGAGAGAAACGCGAGCCTATTGCAAGAAATGGACTCCTTCTCGTGGTACTTGAGCACAAGTCCGGTATCTTTTATGGACCTGACCACGTACCTAGACAGAATCGCCTTGGTTGGTGTCCTGCCGTCGGAAAGTTAG
- the LOC135393532 gene encoding uncharacterized protein LOC135393532 — protein sequence MSTPQTEFQADLRAMVENLTATVASLASRLPPLPEQEVDVSTFYLEDDAVSNPVSSRPPTPTGSPPPTGLDGEDEEVDSEAPPGADNWLTGLAGVGPREVSPAIVDFVRSHWGPEGRPERCRKALVDFPRLRLPFLIVPDLNVEMKSLVREAARDRRRTGTEPDLDTGVGQRDQALRDAQAAISSAVSPLVALLEKCADQGSAPTDTLAGSNSRIERRLVADHLAASLSQLGRLFAFLGNERRESVLFRIAPELRSFGTQGSRPEDEGADQLFGKSFLEQIKTRNATFQALREARQGTARSSMEEPAVKRSRLTPPTSTISRRPAQPFQGRPFPGGYQGRATRNPRGRGRV from the exons ATGTCGACACCACAGACAGAATTTCAGGCGGACCTCCGCGCTATGGTGGAGAATCTGACCGCAACGGTGGCGTCTTTGGCAAGTCGCCTACCGCCACTCCCGGAGCAGGAGGTGGACGTCAGTACCTTCTACCTGGAGGACGATGCGGTCTCCAACCCGGTCTCTTCACGCCCTCCAACACCTACGGGTTCCCCTCCGCCTACAGGCCTAGATGGGGAAGATGAGGAGGTGGACTCGGAGGCACCCCCAGGTGCAGACAACTGGCTCACAGGCCTGGCCGGAGTTGGTCCTCGTGAGGTGTCTCCGGCCATTGTTGATTTTGTTCGGTCTCACTGGGGCCCAGAGGGAAGACCTGAACGCTGCCGTAAGGCTCTTGTTGATTTCCCGCGCTTGAGACTTCCTTTCCTCATTGTGCCTGATCTCAACGTGGAAATGAAGTCTTTGGTGCGGGAGGCAGCAAGGGACCGGAGGCGCACCGGCACGGAACCTGACCTGGACACAGGGGTGGGCCAAAGAGACCAGGCGCTCAGGGATGCGCAAGCGGCCATCTCATCAGCCGTGAGCCCTCTGGTGGCCCTACTTGAAAAATGTGCCGATCAAGGGTCGGCACCAACGGACACCCTCGCAGGCTCCAACAGCCGTATTGAGAGAAGGCTGGTGGCGGATCACCTGGCAGCCTCCCTCTCCCAGCTGGGACGCTTATTCGCCTTCCTGGGGAACGAGCGCCGGGAAAGCGTTCTCTTCCGGATCGCGCCAGAGCTGCGATCCTTCGGCACCCAGGGGTCTCGACCGGAGGATGAAGGGGCTGACCAGCTCTTTGGAAAGTCCTTTCTCGAGCAGATCAAGACCCGAAACGCCACTTTTCAAGCCCTCCGCGAGGCACGCCAGGGGACCGCCCGCAGTTCCATGGAGGAGCCTGCTGTCAAACGGAGTCGGCTGACCCCGCCCACCTCCACCATCTCCCGTCGCCCAGCCCAGCCCTTTCAGGGAAGGCCTTTCCCGGGGGGATACCAGGGAAGGGCCACACGAAACCCCAGAG GCAGGGGCAGAGTCTAG
- the LOC135390510 gene encoding uncharacterized protein LOC135390510, producing the protein MEGWDTVKGLLLQGDFLARIDLKDAYMSIPIAESDRPWLCFLSQGSCYQWNVLPFGLCTAPRVFTKLMKPVVAYLRAQGIRLVIYLDDILLMDQSARCLLCSVQLVLNLLRSLGFVVNQEKSHLSPTQKLRFLGFEISTAPLAVALPLEKGMAISRELNILLRPRISARQLAKVIGLLNATSLAVLEAPLYLRSLQFLLLQTLKRGSYESMTTLSSEARRDLSWWSKVLLTCPSRSWCEIPVVQVIQTDSSLQGWGASSNGQVVGHQWTAEQTQLHINELELVAAFLGLKALGGCRSNQSYGEHSFYASQSDRPPAVVLVLGQGSHSASAAHSRGFECGGGPGVPIPVRQQQLEATSVCLPTDQPALGANQDGSVRRSVQLPGTPILQLETGPGGGGGHGRGCFQPTLGKSRSLCLPSIQHGESLPSEDVQVKVLPHTGSPNLAVSALVPVPSALRLPGTSGSTNHPRPAAERKGHDPPTFRSGSTSSGLESNQQSVSHSGLSGAASELIAASWRRGTRLVYDSCWRKWDCWCNERAVNPFSPPLTQVLNFLAHLHSDEHLAYRTINCYRSALSQTIGTCEGYPLGEHPAVSRLLRGVFNLNPPRPRYSTTWPVETVTTYIASLGPNNCLPLRLLTYKLAMLLALSTAGRSADLRLLSLKSVKRQLAGWELTLDGLRKSTRASSDWPSVFVPALPQEPLLCPVLCLESYIERTLPLRGDCSQILLTTQKPFRPASRDTVANWLRRMLGSAGIDTSVFKAHSTRGAATSKAQKEGVSIPEILKVADWSSDTTFNRFYRRNLCSSTSFGVQVLSRVCTRL; encoded by the exons ATGGAGGGTTGGGACACTGTAAAGGGCCTGCTTCTTCAAGGGGATTTCCTAGCACGCATCGATCTGAAGGATGCGTATATGTCCATCCCGATAGCGGAGTCCGATCGTCCCTGGCTCTGCTTCCTTTCTCAGGGCAGTTGTTACCAGTGGAATGTTCTTCCCTTCGGCCTATGCACGGCACCAAGGGTGTTCACCAAGCTCATGAAACCGGTCGTGGCTTACCTAAGAGCCCAAGGGATCCGGTTAGTTATTTACCTAGACGACATTCTGCTCATGGATCAATCTGCACGATGCCTGTTGTGCTCCGTGCAGCTGGTACTCAACCTCCTCCGGTCCCTAGGCTTTGTCGTGAATCAGGAGAAGTCTCATTTATCCCCAACTCAGAAACTTCGTTTTCTGGGATTCGAGATCTCAACAGCTCCCTTGGCAGTCGCTCTTCCCCTGGAGAAGGGCATGGCCATATCCCGAGAACTCAATATCCTACTCAGGCCAAGGATATCTGCAAGGCAGTTAGCAAAAGTGATTGGTCTTCTGAACGCAACATCCCTCGCGGTGCTCGAAGCCCCACTTTATCTCAGGTCACTGCAATTCCTACTTCTTCAAACTTTGAAGCGGGGTTCCTACGAGAGCATGACTACACTCTCCTCGGAAGCCAGAAGGGACCTCTCGTGGTGGAGCAAGGTGCTCCTCACCTGCCCCAGTCGAAGTTGGTGCGAAATCCCAGTTGTACAGGTGATTCAGACAGACAGTTCCCTACAGGGCTGGGGGGCCAGCTCGAACGGACAAGTAGTGGGCCATCAGTGGACCGCAGAGCAGACACAGCTCCACATAAACGAGCTGGAACTGGTGGCAGCCTTTTTAGGGCTCAAAGCTCTA GGCGGCTGTCGCAGCAATCAATCGTATGGGGAGCACTCGTTCTATGCGTCTCAATCGGACCGCCCTCCAGCTGTGGTCTTGGTGCTTGGACAAGGGTCTCACAGTGCAAGCGCAGCACATTCCCGGGGTTTTGAATGTGGTGGCGGACCAGGCGTCCCGATTCCGGTTCGACAGCAGCAGCTGGAAGCTACATCAGTCTGTCTTCCAACGGATCAACCGGCTTTGGGGGCCAATCAGGATGGATCTGTTCGCCGATCTGTCCAATTACCAGGTACCCCAATACTTCAGTTGGAAACCGgacccgggggggggggggggcatgggCGTGGATGCTTTCAGCCAACATTGGGCAAGTCCAGGTCTCTATGCCTTCCCTCCATTCAGCATGGTGAATCGCTGCCTTCGGAAGATGTGCAAGTCAAAGTGCTCCCTCATACTGGTAGCCCCAATCTGGCCGTCTCAGCCTTGGTACCCGTCCCTTCTGCGCTTCGCTTGCCAGGAACCTCGGGTTCTACCAACCATCCGAGACCTGCTGCGGAACGCAAGGGGCACGACCCACCCACTTTTAGATCAGGGTCTACGTCTAGCGGTCTGGAATCTAACCAGCAATCAGTCTCTCATTCAGGCCTTTCAGGAGCAGCTTCAGAGCTCATTGCAGCCTCATGGCGCAGGGGCACAAGGCTTGTGTATGACTCCTGCTGGCGAAAGTGGGATTGCTGGTGCAATGAACGGGCGGTCAATCCATTTTCTCCCCCTTTAACCCAAGTCCTCAATTTCCTCGCCCACCTCCATTCGGACGAACACCTCGCCTACAGAACAATTAATTGCTATCGCTCGGCTTTGTCTCAGACAATTGGAACTTGTGAGGGTTATCCACTGGGGGAGCATCCAGCAGTATCCAGGCTACTTCGAGGTGTCTTCAACCTCAACCCCCCTCGCCCCAGATACTCAACTACTTGGCCCGTAGAAACAGTGACCACATATATCGCTTCCCTCGGACCGAATAATTGCCTCCCCTTGCGTCTTCTCACCTACAAGCTGGCTATGCTTCTAGCCCTGTCCACCGCAGGCCGTTCAGCAGACCTACGTCTGCTGTCTTTGAAGAGTGTTAAACGTCAGTTAGCCGGCTGGGAACTGACGCTTGACGGTTTACGGAAGTCAACTAGAGCTTCAAGTGACTGGCCATCGGTCTTTGTTCCAGCTCTCCCACAGGAGCCACTTCTCTGTCCAGTGCTATGCCTTGAATCCTATATTGAGCGGACCCTCCCTCTCCGAGGGGATTGTTCACAGATCCTCTTGACAACTCAGAAGCCCTTCAGGCCAGCCTCTCGCGATACTGTAGCAAATTGGCTGCGGCGCATGTTAGGATCAGCAGGCATTGACACTTCAGTGTTCAAAGCACACTCCACTAGAGGGGCCGCGACTTCCAAGGCACAGAAGGAGGGGGTCTCCATCCCGGAAATCCTTAAGGTTGCCGACTGGTCGTCAGACACTACGTTCAACCGTTTTTACAGACGTAACTTGTGCTCGAGTACATCTTTTGGGGTGCAAGTACTGTCGCGGGTGTGCACAAGGCTTTGA